A window from Opitutia bacterium ISCC 52 encodes these proteins:
- a CDS encoding ADP-ribosylglycohydrolase family protein: MRKNLLSGGLVDYLYDQGAYTVEILKPQVVEALQLPDRFQRRDDYPSRTNYIDFVKALHETFAVGTGYEMCTCEEMLSVPLAIADYSMKLGLQTAVENGVNYGRDNDTVASFVATLVGAYRGMDDLRPEWIALVQNQNPSVYTAELSEKLSLLSSRIR, from the coding sequence GTGCGAAAGAATCTATTGAGTGGTGGTTTGGTGGACTATTTATATGACCAAGGAGCTTACACTGTCGAGATTCTGAAGCCTCAGGTAGTGGAAGCGCTTCAGTTGCCGGATCGCTTTCAGCGACGTGATGACTATCCATCTCGGACCAATTACATCGATTTTGTTAAAGCCCTTCATGAAACTTTTGCGGTGGGAACCGGTTATGAGATGTGTACTTGTGAAGAAATGCTGAGCGTGCCACTAGCCATAGCGGATTATTCCATGAAGCTGGGCCTCCAGACTGCCGTAGAAAACGGAGTCAACTACGGTCGGGACAACGACACGGTGGCTTCCTTTGTGGCTACCCTGGTTGGGGCTTATCGTGGTATGGATGATTTGAGGCCGGAATGGATCGCTTTAGTCCAAAACCAAAATCCAAGTGTCTATACAGCTGAGCTATCAGAAAAACTATCGCTTCTATCCTCACGGATCCGCTAA
- a CDS encoding PQQ-dependent sugar dehydrogenase: MPQYLLRIILCLFLPTILCAQERVPWTSSKVTGSPEPPPPYVAETVWPNITFDRPLDMTLLESQDRLFITEHDGNVYSLPADLSERPEKAELEFDARDTIQGLLRLLGLEFHPDFENNRRMFLYYALKTTTNNKFELELSEFQMDAEGGLVPSSQKSFLRYTGNGHTGGDIQFGPDGMLYLPIGDLTPPSPPDGNLSGQNMSHLAGKILRIDIDKQDPGLPYAVPKDNPFINLEGARPEIWAYGFRNPWKLCFHPESGEVWTGDVGWEIWEMVYRVEKGGNYGWSIMEGPMPTNSGQDSGPSPISPPTAAYDHIQGASVTGGYFVTSPRIPDLQEKYIYGDYVTGKVWALDWDGEKVASNVVIADTRQAIVTFGQDNQGDLLFAELLNNTSLQRLIPNPASDRSDEFPHRLSETGIFTNASSQDAADGVYGFDIHAPIWHDGYEADYWVGMPNKTGLEIRPDQRRGSPVMQYDNPKDMVLAKTIHKNGNKVETQILHHDGYWKGYSYQWNEEQTDATLVDKGGLDTMIDGKAYRFPARDECVRCHGSNFNRPLAFFPGQMNLGKQLQNFNKLGIIDDKFVEIADKIPLTNPYDESQPIDLRARSWLHSNCSHCHKVSGGSGLTAQMNAAVPNSKLELINYPPTKGYFGLEGAPQIDPGNPYNSILYYRIATRGAGHMPMVGVRTIDKEGVKLIHDWIRSMDPEKPIANASTEPKNVQEALALYHAIQSGELSESKAKKAVAECMQSKDPFVINLFALFEYN, from the coding sequence ATGCCCCAGTATCTACTTAGAATCATACTCTGTTTATTTCTCCCCACTATCTTGTGCGCGCAGGAGCGTGTGCCCTGGACCAGCTCCAAAGTGACGGGATCACCAGAGCCACCCCCACCCTATGTAGCGGAAACTGTTTGGCCAAATATCACTTTTGATCGTCCCCTGGACATGACCCTGCTGGAATCGCAGGACCGACTGTTTATCACTGAGCACGATGGAAATGTCTATTCACTGCCGGCTGATCTCAGCGAACGTCCGGAAAAAGCGGAATTGGAGTTTGACGCCCGGGACACAATACAAGGTCTACTCCGTCTGCTGGGGCTCGAGTTTCATCCGGATTTTGAGAATAACCGAAGGATGTTCCTCTACTATGCCCTGAAAACGACCACCAATAACAAGTTCGAATTAGAGCTGAGTGAGTTTCAAATGGATGCAGAGGGAGGCTTGGTCCCCAGTAGTCAGAAATCATTCCTTCGCTACACCGGGAATGGTCACACCGGAGGGGATATCCAATTTGGACCTGACGGCATGCTCTACCTTCCCATCGGTGACCTGACGCCTCCTTCCCCACCCGACGGCAATTTGTCAGGTCAGAACATGAGTCACCTGGCTGGTAAGATTTTGCGGATTGATATCGATAAGCAGGATCCCGGACTGCCCTACGCAGTTCCCAAGGACAATCCCTTCATAAACCTGGAAGGCGCTCGCCCTGAGATCTGGGCCTATGGATTTCGTAACCCCTGGAAGCTGTGCTTTCATCCTGAATCCGGCGAGGTCTGGACCGGTGACGTCGGCTGGGAAATTTGGGAGATGGTTTACCGCGTCGAGAAAGGCGGCAACTATGGATGGTCTATCATGGAAGGCCCGATGCCGACCAATAGCGGTCAGGACTCTGGACCTTCACCCATCAGCCCTCCCACCGCTGCCTACGATCATATCCAAGGTGCTTCGGTGACCGGTGGATACTTTGTAACCAGTCCACGGATACCAGATCTACAAGAAAAGTATATCTACGGTGACTATGTAACGGGTAAGGTGTGGGCATTGGACTGGGATGGTGAAAAGGTTGCCAGCAATGTGGTGATCGCCGATACACGGCAGGCTATCGTTACATTCGGCCAGGACAATCAGGGGGACTTGCTTTTTGCAGAACTTCTAAACAATACCAGCCTGCAACGTCTCATTCCTAATCCCGCCAGTGACCGCTCTGATGAGTTTCCCCACCGACTGAGTGAGACCGGTATTTTCACCAACGCATCTTCACAGGATGCTGCGGACGGCGTTTACGGATTCGATATCCATGCTCCTATCTGGCATGATGGTTACGAAGCCGACTACTGGGTGGGTATGCCCAACAAAACGGGACTGGAAATACGGCCTGACCAACGTCGAGGATCTCCCGTCATGCAATACGATAATCCGAAGGACATGGTCCTGGCGAAAACCATTCATAAGAATGGCAACAAGGTAGAAACCCAAATCCTCCATCATGATGGTTACTGGAAAGGTTACAGTTACCAGTGGAACGAGGAGCAAACAGACGCCACCCTCGTAGATAAGGGTGGTTTGGATACAATGATCGATGGCAAAGCTTATCGCTTCCCGGCGCGCGATGAATGTGTTCGCTGCCATGGCAGTAACTTCAATCGCCCCCTTGCCTTCTTTCCGGGGCAGATGAATCTGGGTAAACAACTGCAAAACTTTAATAAGCTAGGAATCATCGATGATAAATTTGTGGAGATTGCTGACAAAATACCGCTGACCAATCCCTACGACGAGTCGCAGCCGATTGATCTCCGTGCCCGTTCCTGGCTCCACTCCAATTGCTCTCATTGCCACAAGGTATCCGGAGGCTCCGGCTTAACCGCACAGATGAACGCCGCCGTTCCAAATTCGAAATTGGAACTGATCAACTACCCACCCACCAAAGGGTATTTTGGCTTGGAAGGCGCTCCCCAGATCGACCCGGGTAACCCATACAACTCTATACTCTACTATCGTATTGCGACCCGTGGCGCCGGACACATGCCCATGGTGGGAGTAAGAACGATTGATAAGGAAGGCGTTAAATTGATTCATGATTGGATTCGCTCCATGGATCCAGAAAAACCGATCGCCAATGCTTCTACCGAACCCAAGAACGTCCAGGAAGCGTTGGCGCTCTACCACGCCATACAATCGGGTGAGTTGAGCGAATCCAAAGCGAAAAAAGCCGTTGCTGAATGCATGCAATCCAAAGATCCTTTTGTCATCAATTTGTTTGCCCTGTTTGAATACAACTAA
- a CDS encoding ADP-ribosylglycohydrolase family protein, which produces MRFWVGGISLAFLMGCALIREDDRPHRADRIFGMLMGSAVADALAGPHEGRSTEASQTFLEEGGWVDAFDTPYSRWYQSHWNVYEQGASSGTYTDDSRLRLFVAESMLDFRGEGVMDQLFLAEQIFHKYRQSRTRFVDADKDVLKECFLDMWFWWELTKLSTSVRIPETELLSPPARREELLDENEEPTGYWKLVDREAQPLDKNLKAEWHDGSYQEGKEWPIGQITLLPLATYFPGEPDKAFRYLLGMNFLDIGNAPVYPAFISALLADGLGGRE; this is translated from the coding sequence TTGCGATTTTGGGTAGGAGGCATCTCGTTAGCATTTCTAATGGGCTGTGCTCTTATCCGTGAAGATGACCGTCCGCATCGGGCAGATCGCATCTTCGGTATGCTCATGGGATCGGCCGTGGCTGATGCACTTGCGGGGCCTCATGAGGGTCGTAGTACTGAAGCATCGCAGACTTTTCTTGAGGAGGGAGGATGGGTTGATGCGTTTGATACGCCGTACAGTCGTTGGTATCAGTCGCATTGGAATGTCTACGAACAAGGGGCTAGTTCTGGTACCTATACCGATGATTCAAGGCTGCGCCTTTTTGTTGCCGAGAGCATGTTGGACTTCAGGGGAGAAGGAGTGATGGACCAGTTGTTCCTGGCAGAACAAATATTTCATAAGTACCGTCAATCGCGTACCCGTTTTGTGGATGCTGATAAAGATGTGCTCAAAGAATGCTTTTTAGATATGTGGTTTTGGTGGGAGCTAACCAAGCTGTCTACTTCCGTGCGGATTCCCGAAACTGAACTCTTAAGTCCACCTGCGCGGAGAGAGGAATTGCTGGATGAAAACGAAGAGCCAACTGGCTACTGGAAGTTGGTTGATCGGGAAGCTCAACCGTTAGACAAAAATCTTAAAGCGGAGTGGCATGATGGATCCTATCAGGAAGGGAAAGAGTGGCCGATTGGGCAGATTACATTGCTGCCCTTGGCGACCTACTTTCCAGGAGAACCCGATAAAGCATTTCGGTACCTTCTGGGCATGAACTTTTTAGATATTGGCAACGCTCCGGTTTACCCGGCCTTTATATCTGCACTGCTGGCTGATGGACTAGGAGGTCGTGAGTGA
- a CDS encoding NAD(P)-binding domain-containing protein — protein sequence MTEPTQSPPKKRVAVIGAGAAGLVAARECLRQGLEVRVFEKSDKVGGVWQYTDDVEDDLLGQNPEQPLHGSLYKSLRTNLPRKLMAYRDFPFETEEGVSQFVSHERVRKYLEDFADHFELRPVIDFGNGVTSVQSAGAGKWLVASEKCPEETFEAVIVCNGHYAKPRIPDISGMDEFNGLLMHSHNYRVADPFAGKRVALFGAAASVLDLSLEINKVAKEVYWCAEEHSDIDVGEGIQRCGAPVELTNGNLKLENGNLINHLDAFIFCTGYHYSFPFLKDGIIDVVDNWVHPLYKELIPPTHPTIAFVGLPYAVIPFPLFEIQAKWFARMLAGGFELPSQSRMKTWCEEKSEWLKSNKPKQRNFHKKGEELYPQMNELALECSAAPLPDWFVPLANQVRLARLNDPVNYRDHL from the coding sequence TTGACTGAACCCACGCAGAGTCCTCCTAAAAAGCGCGTCGCCGTGATCGGTGCCGGTGCCGCTGGGCTGGTAGCCGCTCGGGAGTGTCTGCGGCAAGGATTGGAAGTCCGCGTATTCGAAAAATCGGACAAGGTCGGAGGAGTATGGCAATACACGGACGATGTTGAAGACGACCTCCTTGGGCAAAATCCAGAGCAACCTCTCCACGGCTCACTTTATAAAAGCCTGCGAACCAACTTGCCTAGGAAGCTTATGGCTTATCGTGACTTTCCGTTCGAAACGGAGGAAGGCGTGTCCCAGTTCGTAAGCCATGAACGGGTGCGTAAATATCTGGAAGACTTCGCGGATCATTTTGAACTCAGACCCGTCATCGACTTTGGCAATGGAGTCACTTCCGTTCAGTCTGCCGGAGCAGGGAAATGGTTGGTCGCATCTGAAAAGTGCCCTGAGGAAACCTTCGAAGCAGTCATCGTCTGTAATGGTCACTACGCCAAACCACGGATTCCTGATATCTCGGGCATGGATGAGTTCAATGGGCTCCTGATGCACAGTCACAACTATCGTGTGGCTGATCCGTTTGCAGGGAAACGAGTTGCCCTTTTTGGAGCTGCAGCCTCAGTGCTGGATTTATCTTTGGAAATCAATAAAGTAGCCAAAGAGGTATACTGGTGTGCGGAGGAACATTCGGACATAGATGTGGGGGAGGGTATTCAGAGGTGCGGCGCCCCAGTTGAATTGACAAATGGAAATTTGAAATTGGAGAACGGAAATTTGATCAATCACTTGGATGCCTTCATTTTCTGTACCGGCTATCACTACTCTTTTCCATTCCTTAAAGATGGAATTATTGACGTCGTGGATAATTGGGTACATCCGCTCTACAAAGAATTAATCCCTCCAACGCACCCCACCATTGCATTCGTCGGACTACCCTATGCAGTGATCCCCTTTCCTTTATTTGAGATACAGGCGAAGTGGTTCGCCCGAATGCTTGCGGGAGGTTTTGAGCTACCCTCCCAATCTCGCATGAAAACCTGGTGCGAAGAAAAATCGGAGTGGTTGAAATCCAACAAACCCAAGCAACGCAACTTCCACAAGAAAGGGGAAGAGCTGTATCCACAAATGAACGAGTTGGCCCTTGAGTGTAGTGCTGCCCCGTTACCGGATTGGTTTGTGCCACTTGCAAATCAGGTCCGCTTGGCCCGCCTAAACGATCCTGTAAATTATCGAGATCATCTTTAG
- a CDS encoding DUF2237 domain-containing protein, which yields MALNVLGEELIACSESPMTGYFRNGKCDTCADDRGMHTICVQVNDEFLDFSREKGNDLITPMPEYHFPGLVEGDFWCLCLQRWIEAYKEGVAPRVKLEATHISVSEFVDIEVLREFAAKS from the coding sequence ATGGCCCTCAATGTCCTAGGAGAAGAACTCATCGCCTGCAGCGAATCACCCATGACCGGATATTTCCGGAATGGGAAATGTGATACCTGTGCGGATGATCGAGGTATGCATACCATCTGCGTTCAGGTGAACGATGAGTTTTTGGACTTCAGCCGAGAAAAAGGAAACGACCTTATCACGCCTATGCCGGAGTACCACTTTCCTGGTCTGGTCGAAGGCGACTTCTGGTGCCTCTGCCTGCAGCGATGGATCGAAGCTTACAAGGAAGGCGTTGCGCCACGAGTCAAACTGGAGGCTACCCATATATCCGTGTCTGAGTTTGTAGATATCGAAGTGCTCAGAGAATTTGCGGCCAAGTCGTGA
- a CDS encoding prolyl oligopeptidase family serine peptidase, translating to MHTSPRINFLRNTALFLCVSLTVTFAAEDDPYLWMEEVESEKALAWAKEISDRTTAEFEAVPEFPAIQEKLLEIYNSKDRIPSPALRGEYIYNFWQDPDHVRGIWRRTSLESFKTEDPDWETVLDIDALAESEGENWVWKGTSFLKPEGRHGMIHLSRGGADAVVSREFDAEKKAFVEDGFYLEEAKSRVSWLNENTLHVGTDFGEGSLTDSGYPRTARIWKRGKPITKASTLFEGSVEDVAVGSYSTHTPGGRYDMVQVSPEFFTGRSYIKLGKELVKLDIPEDAEFEGIFKKRLLVYLRSDWEVGGSTYPQDALLSIDLSAFLQGERTFSILFEPEERVAFNQVTSTKDHLIFSTLDNVRSRLYRAYLSRGLWIKEEIAMPGLGTVSLGSTSETDNSFFFTYTDFRTPSSLYLVEDGGAPQKIKSSPSWFDSSGVDVVQNEATSKDGTKIPYFLVTPEGFEADGNNPTLLYAYGGFEISQKPQYSGSAGTSWLNKGGVYVVANIRGGGEFGPKWHRAAMQEKHQNNFDDLIAVAEDLIARKVTSPDHLGIQGGSQGGLLVSGAFTQRPELFNAVVSAVPLADMKRFNKLLAGASWMAEYGNPDTDDWEYMKLWSPYQNLSPDKEYPKVYYWTNTRDDRVHPAHARKMVARLQEYGKPVYYYENTEGGHGGGANLNQRAYTAALSYAYLWKMLR from the coding sequence ATGCATACCTCCCCAAGAATCAATTTTCTTCGAAATACAGCCTTGTTTCTCTGCGTTTCCCTCACTGTGACTTTTGCAGCTGAAGACGACCCTTACCTTTGGATGGAAGAGGTCGAAAGTGAAAAGGCTCTAGCCTGGGCGAAAGAGATTAGCGATCGGACCACAGCCGAGTTTGAAGCGGTTCCGGAGTTTCCAGCTATCCAGGAAAAGCTCCTTGAGATCTATAACTCGAAGGACCGCATTCCATCACCCGCTTTACGTGGCGAGTATATTTACAATTTCTGGCAGGATCCCGATCACGTGCGAGGTATCTGGAGAAGGACGTCCTTAGAGAGTTTCAAAACAGAGGATCCTGACTGGGAGACGGTGCTGGACATCGATGCTCTCGCTGAGAGCGAAGGCGAAAATTGGGTATGGAAAGGTACCAGTTTCCTGAAGCCTGAGGGCCGACATGGAATGATTCATCTATCGCGAGGAGGAGCGGATGCAGTCGTCAGTCGCGAATTCGATGCTGAAAAGAAAGCGTTTGTAGAAGATGGATTTTACTTAGAAGAAGCCAAATCACGCGTGTCCTGGCTCAATGAAAACACGTTGCATGTAGGCACTGATTTCGGTGAAGGCTCGTTGACGGATTCTGGCTATCCAAGAACAGCCCGCATATGGAAACGCGGTAAGCCCATCACGAAGGCATCCACCCTCTTCGAAGGCTCCGTTGAAGATGTTGCCGTAGGCAGTTACAGCACGCATACACCTGGGGGACGTTACGACATGGTGCAGGTTTCTCCCGAATTCTTTACAGGGCGAAGCTATATCAAATTGGGAAAAGAGCTGGTCAAACTGGATATTCCGGAAGATGCGGAGTTCGAAGGGATATTTAAGAAGAGGCTACTCGTCTATCTTCGATCCGATTGGGAAGTCGGTGGTAGTACTTATCCGCAAGATGCATTGCTGTCGATTGACCTCTCCGCCTTCTTACAGGGAGAGCGAACATTCAGCATACTCTTTGAACCGGAAGAACGCGTGGCTTTCAATCAAGTTACCAGCACGAAGGACCATCTCATATTCTCAACCTTGGATAATGTTCGAAGCCGACTCTATAGAGCTTACCTGAGTCGCGGCCTTTGGATAAAAGAAGAGATTGCGATGCCTGGATTGGGCACAGTGAGCCTGGGAAGCACAAGTGAAACGGATAACAGCTTCTTTTTCACCTACACGGATTTCCGGACTCCCTCGAGCCTCTACCTTGTGGAAGATGGAGGAGCTCCACAAAAGATTAAGTCTTCACCTTCTTGGTTTGATTCAAGCGGCGTGGACGTCGTCCAGAACGAAGCTACTTCCAAGGACGGAACTAAGATCCCCTATTTCCTGGTCACTCCGGAAGGCTTCGAAGCCGATGGCAACAACCCGACCCTACTCTACGCTTATGGAGGTTTTGAAATCTCTCAAAAACCTCAATATTCAGGATCCGCAGGAACCTCCTGGTTAAACAAAGGCGGCGTCTATGTCGTTGCAAATATCCGCGGCGGCGGAGAGTTCGGACCCAAATGGCACCGGGCGGCCATGCAGGAAAAGCACCAAAACAATTTCGACGATCTTATCGCAGTAGCCGAGGATCTCATTGCTAGAAAGGTAACATCCCCAGATCACCTTGGTATTCAGGGTGGATCCCAAGGCGGATTATTGGTCAGCGGTGCTTTCACACAAAGACCGGAATTATTTAACGCAGTCGTGAGCGCCGTCCCCTTAGCCGACATGAAACGCTTCAACAAGCTCCTGGCTGGGGCCAGCTGGATGGCCGAGTATGGAAATCCGGATACAGACGATTGGGAATACATGAAGCTCTGGTCGCCTTATCAAAATCTCAGCCCGGACAAAGAGTATCCAAAAGTTTACTACTGGACCAACACACGCGATGACCGCGTTCATCCCGCCCACGCTCGTAAGATGGTAGCTCGTCTTCAGGAATACGGAAAACCCGTCTATTACTACGAGAACACCGAAGGCGGTCATGGAGGCGGCGCCAACCTCAACCAGCGTGCCTACACTGCAGCCTTGTCTTACGCTTACCTTTGGAAGATGCTGCGCTAA
- a CDS encoding PQQ-dependent sugar dehydrogenase, giving the protein MPRILFLLFPLLTIQAWSNEREPWTNSNIQGSPEPPLPYQTEEIWPHIEFEDALDITLLRSEEKLFISEQKGKLWILPADLNAQPERAIPAGDLSELAPHLANLYGLVFHPDFQENRELYFYFQIRRPGEENNIRISRFKMNDQLQLVPGSKENLLEFPGSGHNGGDMHFGPDGMLYFTVGDLDAPSPPDKYNVGQDLSNLASTVGRIDVDSKDPDLPYAIPKDNPFVDTAGARPEIWAYGFRNPWKMCFRPGTNEIWLGDVGWEMWEMVYRVKKGGNYGWSIMEGPVPLKPNQKQGPTPIIPPVTYYGHTVGASITGGYFLNSSRLPDLQGAYIYGDYNSGKVWALKWDGKQVSSNRLIADTRKRIVSFGQDINGDLLFIDHPDKGQLYRLIANEGTKQVSNFPTRLSNTGLFKDVKSELPSTGVYPFSITSPTWQDGNDSSYWVGIPGKGRMEAAIAYRDELPLLRLKKPNNTVLAKTIHKNGKRIETQLLHFDGFWNGYSYQWNEEQTDAKLVHKEGLDTVIDGSRYRFPSRDECLRCHGSNFYSLQAFLPSQLDKGDQLNQLLELGLIDKEFKTMAHMENLADPYDEDAPIDQRARSWIHSNCSYCHRTSGGAGVTSMFNAAVPTDRMRLVSTSPEKGTLGLDEGFLIDPGNPYNSIFYYRIATKGAGHMPMIGPKTMDKAGIQLVHDWIRSMDPEKEIPKPSKNPQSVGEALALYNAIQSGELNKADAEQAIANCMKSSLPFVINLFAGFTLD; this is encoded by the coding sequence ATGCCTCGGATCCTTTTTCTATTATTTCCCCTACTGACCATTCAAGCTTGGTCGAACGAACGCGAGCCATGGACGAATTCAAATATACAAGGCTCCCCCGAACCACCGCTGCCCTATCAAACCGAAGAGATATGGCCACATATCGAATTCGAAGACGCGCTGGACATCACCCTTCTCAGATCAGAAGAGAAACTTTTTATAAGTGAACAAAAAGGTAAGCTCTGGATACTACCAGCCGACCTGAATGCACAACCCGAGAGAGCAATTCCAGCTGGAGACCTAAGCGAGCTTGCTCCGCACCTCGCTAATCTATATGGCCTGGTCTTCCATCCTGACTTTCAAGAAAACCGGGAGCTCTATTTTTATTTCCAGATACGACGCCCGGGTGAGGAAAATAACATTCGGATCAGCCGCTTTAAAATGAATGATCAGCTCCAACTGGTCCCAGGCAGCAAAGAGAATCTCTTAGAGTTTCCAGGCAGCGGCCACAATGGCGGTGACATGCACTTTGGGCCCGATGGTATGCTTTACTTTACAGTGGGCGATTTAGACGCCCCGTCACCACCGGATAAGTACAATGTCGGCCAAGACCTGAGTAATCTCGCCTCAACGGTTGGTCGCATCGATGTAGATAGCAAAGACCCAGACCTCCCTTACGCCATCCCCAAGGATAATCCCTTCGTTGATACTGCAGGAGCACGCCCCGAAATTTGGGCCTATGGCTTTCGTAATCCCTGGAAGATGTGTTTCCGTCCTGGAACCAATGAAATTTGGCTAGGAGATGTCGGCTGGGAAATGTGGGAAATGGTTTACCGCGTTAAAAAAGGTGGAAATTATGGTTGGTCAATCATGGAAGGGCCAGTGCCATTGAAGCCGAACCAGAAACAAGGCCCGACACCTATCATTCCGCCGGTAACTTATTACGGTCATACGGTCGGTGCATCGATAACCGGAGGTTATTTCTTAAACAGCTCACGACTTCCAGATTTGCAAGGCGCCTACATCTACGGTGACTACAATAGCGGAAAAGTGTGGGCATTGAAATGGGACGGAAAACAGGTTAGTAGCAATCGCCTTATTGCTGATACTCGAAAACGCATTGTCAGCTTCGGCCAGGATATAAATGGAGACCTCCTATTTATTGACCATCCAGACAAAGGGCAACTGTACCGCCTCATAGCTAACGAAGGCACAAAACAAGTCAGTAACTTCCCTACACGATTAAGCAACACTGGCCTTTTCAAGGATGTTAAATCGGAATTACCCTCTACCGGAGTATATCCATTTAGCATTACATCACCCACATGGCAGGACGGAAACGATTCCAGCTACTGGGTGGGTATTCCTGGAAAAGGTCGCATGGAAGCAGCTATCGCCTACCGGGACGAGCTCCCATTACTTCGCTTAAAAAAGCCTAACAACACCGTACTTGCAAAAACCATACACAAGAATGGCAAACGCATAGAAACCCAACTATTACACTTTGATGGTTTTTGGAACGGCTATAGTTACCAATGGAACGAGGAACAAACGGACGCAAAGCTGGTTCACAAGGAAGGCCTCGATACGGTAATCGATGGTAGCCGCTACCGCTTTCCAAGTCGCGACGAATGCCTTCGGTGTCACGGTAGTAATTTTTACAGCCTTCAAGCATTCCTGCCCAGTCAATTAGACAAAGGAGACCAATTAAATCAGCTTCTTGAACTAGGGCTCATTGACAAGGAATTCAAAACCATGGCTCATATGGAAAACCTGGCCGACCCTTACGATGAGGATGCACCTATTGATCAAAGAGCAAGATCCTGGATTCATTCCAACTGCTCCTATTGCCACAGAACCTCAGGAGGAGCCGGTGTCACATCCATGTTCAATGCAGCGGTTCCGACAGATCGTATGCGCCTGGTAAGCACCTCCCCCGAAAAAGGAACCCTAGGCCTGGACGAAGGCTTCCTCATTGACCCCGGCAATCCTTACAATTCGATTTTCTATTACCGCATCGCCACCAAAGGCGCAGGCCACATGCCCATGATCGGTCCAAAGACCATGGATAAAGCAGGCATTCAGCTCGTTCACGATTGGATACGTTCCATGGATCCGGAGAAAGAGATCCCTAAACCGTCAAAAAATCCGCAATCCGTCGGCGAAGCACTTGCACTTTACAACGCCATCCAGTCAGGTGAATTGAACAAAGCTGATGCCGAGCAGGCGATTGCGAATTGCATGAAGTCGTCTCTACCGTTCGTTATAAATCTTTTTGCCGGGTTCACCTTAGATTGA
- a CDS encoding lactonase family protein, producing the protein MNKLLPLISLLISPLLMADSIDVFFGTAGNQTKGIYHSTFDTETGKLGQPSLAAEIGSPGFLAFGPDKEFLYTVGNDGEPCVAAYKVGEGGKLTALNTEPIGDGGGAHISVYPSKKFLLTAQYGGGSVAVFPINKDGSVGKRSQLIEHEGGSGVVESRQKSPHPHWTGYSPDGKFAFVPDLGLDQIVIYKVDERKGSISHHGHAQSVPGGGPRHMKFSTDGKYIYLLNELTLSVTTFAYNAKAGTTERRTTTPALSEDAKARQEFNSSAQILVHPNGKFVYSSNRGDDSVTLYWANQKSGHLAAKDVENVRGAFPRNINLDPEGNWLLTAGQHSNTVTVFAIDQKTGQMSHQVNNTINVPGPICILFKE; encoded by the coding sequence ATGAATAAACTTCTCCCTTTAATCTCTCTTCTCATTTCTCCTCTCCTTATGGCCGATTCGATTGACGTATTTTTTGGAACTGCCGGAAACCAAACCAAAGGCATCTACCATTCCACCTTTGACACTGAAACCGGAAAACTAGGACAGCCCTCTCTGGCAGCAGAAATCGGTTCGCCCGGTTTCCTCGCGTTTGGTCCAGATAAGGAGTTTCTCTACACCGTAGGTAACGATGGTGAACCCTGCGTCGCTGCTTATAAGGTTGGCGAAGGCGGAAAACTCACTGCGCTGAACACAGAACCTATTGGCGATGGCGGCGGTGCCCATATTTCCGTCTATCCTTCCAAAAAGTTTCTTTTGACCGCTCAATATGGTGGAGGCTCAGTTGCTGTCTTTCCCATCAACAAGGATGGCTCGGTGGGCAAACGTTCTCAGTTGATTGAACACGAAGGCGGCTCAGGCGTGGTCGAAAGCCGACAAAAATCTCCCCACCCTCACTGGACCGGTTACTCGCCCGATGGGAAGTTTGCTTTTGTGCCGGACCTCGGTCTCGACCAAATCGTCATTTACAAAGTGGATGAGCGCAAAGGATCCATCAGTCATCACGGGCACGCCCAATCTGTTCCAGGTGGTGGTCCACGTCACATGAAGTTTTCTACCGATGGAAAATACATCTACCTCCTCAACGAGCTCACCCTATCCGTAACCACCTTTGCCTACAATGCCAAGGCCGGCACCACAGAACGACGCACCACGACTCCCGCACTCAGCGAAGACGCCAAGGCTCGTCAGGAATTCAATTCATCGGCTCAGATCCTGGTGCACCCGAATGGCAAATTTGTTTACTCCTCCAACCGCGGGGACGATTCCGTCACTCTTTATTGGGCCAATCAAAAATCAGGGCACCTGGCTGCCAAAGATGTCGAGAACGTCCGTGGAGCATTTCCTCGGAACATCAATCTGGACCCCGAGGGCAACTGGCTTCTCACCGCCGGACAGCATTCGAACACCGTTACCGTTTTCGCCATTGATCAAAAGACTGGTCAGATGAGCCATCAGGTAAATAATACGATCAACGTACCTGGACCCATTTGTATTTTGTTTAAGGAATAG